The Actinomycetota bacterium genome includes a window with the following:
- a CDS encoding MFS transporter: MSSPSQTGLRPILRASGFRRLLIGQAVSGLGDWVATFAFIALAYDLTRNTTAVAVVLVLRLVPPIFAAPVGGVLADRLDRRLVMVTCDLIRAGLIVLVPFFGIGILYTIALAHECLSLVFLPARDASVPLLVPAREENLPLANGLVLASSFGTIPFAAALFGALRIVASHWPSFLPLSGVIHDHRTAFAFFFDAATFLFSAAMISRISIPRDPSGADIQLFSGLAEGFRYGWRKPVLRSLATGLVVSMFGGGVLFAIGIAYIHHTLGGSDADFGWLAALWGTGMGLGLGAVRVFVKERGAPFVFMASVLACGAVLILMALLPFLALAFAAAVAFGAAFSIAITVALSIAQRVTEDRIRGRVMAGVQMLFRVGLGAGALGMGALAVNVPSLHFIIHLDGNQLGMLAGGGLILLGGFAASGILRTPKPSEEAGEREEREEPEEPEAETS; this comes from the coding sequence ATGAGCAGCCCGAGCCAAACCGGCCTTCGTCCCATCCTGCGGGCCAGCGGATTCCGCCGGCTGCTGATCGGGCAGGCCGTGTCGGGCCTGGGCGACTGGGTGGCCACGTTCGCGTTCATCGCCCTGGCCTACGACCTCACCCGGAACACGACCGCGGTGGCGGTGGTCCTGGTGCTGAGGCTGGTCCCCCCGATCTTCGCCGCGCCGGTGGGCGGAGTGCTGGCGGACCGGCTGGACCGCCGGCTGGTCATGGTGACGTGCGACCTGATCCGGGCCGGGCTCATCGTGCTGGTCCCGTTCTTCGGCATCGGGATCCTCTACACGATCGCGCTCGCCCACGAGTGCCTGTCGCTGGTGTTCCTGCCGGCCCGGGACGCCAGCGTGCCGCTGCTGGTCCCGGCCCGAGAGGAGAACCTCCCGCTCGCCAACGGCCTGGTGCTGGCGTCGTCCTTCGGGACCATCCCGTTCGCGGCCGCCCTGTTCGGAGCCCTCCGGATCGTCGCGTCGCACTGGCCGTCGTTCCTCCCGCTGTCGGGCGTCATCCACGACCACCGGACCGCGTTCGCGTTCTTCTTCGACGCCGCGACGTTCCTGTTCTCGGCGGCCATGATCTCCCGCATCTCCATCCCCCGGGACCCCTCGGGCGCCGACATCCAGCTGTTCTCCGGGCTCGCGGAGGGCTTCCGCTACGGCTGGCGCAAGCCGGTGCTGCGGTCGCTCGCCACGGGGCTGGTGGTGTCGATGTTCGGCGGTGGGGTGCTGTTCGCCATCGGGATCGCCTACATCCACCACACCCTGGGAGGCAGCGACGCCGACTTCGGGTGGCTGGCGGCCCTGTGGGGAACGGGCATGGGCCTGGGCCTCGGGGCAGTTCGCGTGTTCGTGAAGGAGCGAGGCGCGCCGTTCGTGTTCATGGCCTCCGTGCTGGCGTGCGGAGCCGTGCTGATCCTGATGGCCCTGCTGCCGTTCCTGGCCCTGGCGTTCGCGGCCGCGGTGGCCTTCGGCGCCGCCTTCTCGATCGCCATCACCGTGGCCCTGTCCATCGCCCAGCGGGTCACCGAGGACCGGATCCGGGGCCGGGTCATGGCGGGCGTCCAGATGCTGTTCCGGGTGGGGCTGGGCGCGGGCGCCCTCGGCATGGGGGCCCTGGCCGTGAACGTCCCCTCGCTGCACTTCATCATCCACCTTGACGGGAACCAGCTCGGCATGCTGGCGGGCGGCGGGCTGATCCTGCTGGGCGGGTTCGCCGCGTCCGGCATCCTGCGCACGCCGAAGCCGTCGGAGGAGGCGGGGGAGCGGGAGGAGCGGGAGGAGCCGGAGGAGCCGGAAGCCGAGACCTCCTGA
- a CDS encoding DegV family protein encodes MIATVTDSAANVPPEVARELGIGVVPIHLRFGPDIYRDGVDLVGGDFYEQLARDERAASTSAPSPGDFLEAYRASGADEVLCVTLSSGVSVAHHEATLAAERFEGRVEVVDSHSATMGEGFVAIEAARAVRDGASLEEAAARARDVASRTRVFGAIETFEFLRKSGRVNKLQAYAAAMLDIKPVFRLRDGEIGPVARPRTRSRALARIVEETLKDVGDRPVHLAAFHARAEADAKELVRRIEAEASVVETFIVDSTPAIGAHTGPGLVGVAFFCD; translated from the coding sequence ATGATCGCGACGGTCACGGACAGCGCGGCGAACGTGCCGCCGGAGGTCGCGCGCGAGCTCGGGATCGGGGTGGTGCCGATCCACCTCCGGTTCGGGCCGGACATCTACCGGGACGGCGTCGACCTGGTGGGCGGGGACTTCTACGAGCAGCTGGCGCGGGACGAGCGGGCGGCGTCCACGTCGGCGCCCTCGCCGGGTGACTTCCTGGAGGCGTACCGGGCGAGCGGCGCGGACGAGGTGCTGTGCGTGACGCTCTCCTCGGGCGTGTCGGTGGCCCACCACGAGGCCACCCTGGCGGCGGAGCGGTTCGAGGGCCGGGTGGAGGTGGTGGACTCCCACAGCGCAACGATGGGGGAAGGCTTCGTGGCCATCGAGGCGGCTCGGGCCGTGCGGGACGGGGCGTCCCTGGAGGAGGCCGCCGCCCGGGCCCGCGACGTCGCCTCCCGGACCCGGGTGTTCGGCGCCATCGAGACCTTCGAGTTCCTCCGGAAGTCCGGCCGGGTGAACAAGCTCCAGGCCTACGCGGCCGCCATGCTCGACATCAAGCCGGTGTTCCGCCTTCGGGATGGCGAGATCGGGCCGGTGGCCAGGCCCCGGACCCGCAGCCGGGCGCTGGCCCGCATCGTCGAGGAGACCCTGAAGGACGTGGGGGACCGTCCGGTCCACCTCGCGGCGTTCCACGCCCGGGCCGAGGCGGACGCGAAGGAGCTGGTCCGCCGGATCGAGGCGGAGGCCAGCGTGGTGGAGACCTTCATCGTGGACTCCACGCCCGCCATCGGCGCGCACACCGGCCCCGGCCTGGTCGGCGTGGCGTTCTTCTGTGACTGA